One part of the Meleagris gallopavo isolate NT-WF06-2002-E0010 breed Aviagen turkey brand Nicholas breeding stock chromosome 20, Turkey_5.1, whole genome shotgun sequence genome encodes these proteins:
- the AANAT gene encoding serotonin N-acetyltransferase: MPALSAVPFLKPTHPQGPRNSPGRQRRHTLPASEFRCLSPEDAVSVFEIEREAFISVSGDCPLHLDEIRHFLTLCPELSLGWFEEGRLVAFIIGSLWDQDRLSQAALTLHEPRGTAVHIHVLAVHRTFRQQGKGSILMWRYLQYLRCLPRARRAVLMCEHFLVPFYEKCGFKALGPCQVTVGALAFTEMQHEVRGHAFMRRNSGC; the protein is encoded by the exons ATGCCGGCGCTCAGCGCGGTGCCGTTCCTGAAGCCCACCCACCCGCAGGGCCCACGCAATTCTCCCGGCCGCCAGCGCCGGCACACGCTGCCTGCCAGCGAGTTCCGCTGCCTCAGCCCCGAGGATGCCGTCAGCGTGTTCGAGATCGAGAGGGAAG CCTTCATCTCCGTCTCCGGTGACTGCCCGCTGCACCTGGACGAGATCCGCCATTTCCTGACGCTGTGCCCGGAGCTCTCCCTCGGCTGGTTCGAGGAAGGGCGCCTGGTGGCCTTCATCATCGGCTCCCTCTGGGACCAGGACAGGCTCAGCCAG GCAGCGCTGACCCTGCACGAGCCGCGGGGCACAGCCGTGCACATCCACGTGCTGGCCGTGCACCGAACCTTCCGGCAGCAGGGCAAGGGTTCCATCCTGATGTGGCGATACCTGCAGTACCTGCGCTGCCTGCCCCGCGCCCGGCGCGCCGTGCTCATGTGCGAACATTTCCTCGTGCCCTTCTACGAGAAGTGTGGTTTCAAAGCTCTGGGTCCCTGCCAGGTGACGGTGGGCGCGTTGGCCTTCACTGAGATGCAGCACGAGGTGCGGGGCCATGCCTTCATGCGCAGGAACAGCGGCTGCTGA